One segment of Drosophila mauritiana strain mau12 chromosome 3R, ASM438214v1, whole genome shotgun sequence DNA contains the following:
- the LOC117144073 gene encoding uncharacterized protein LOC117144073, translating to MNNPWREIGFISKHRPKKHVKIIRIKKRVTKSKKVFERRQYELIQLHLRNRIKYLIIENLEKALAESPTKKRIQKSLK from the coding sequence ATGAACAATCCATGGCGCGAAATCGGCTTTATTAGCAAGCATAGACCCAAGAAACATGTGAAAATCATTCGGATCAAGAAACGCGTTACCAAGTCGAAGAAAGTCTTCGAGCGAAGGCAATATGAATTGATACAACTTCATTTGAGAAATCGTATTAAGTATTTAATTATTGAAAATCTGGAGAAAGCATTGGCTGAAAGCCCAACTAAGAAAAGGATTCAGAAGAGCTTAAAGTAG